CTTGCGCTGTCGGCCACGGTCGCAGCGATCGGCCACGGCGCCATCCCGGTCGCCGCGGTGGCCCTGCTGCTGGGAGCCGACCGCATCATGGACTCGATGCGGGTGTCGGTGAACCTGCTGGGCAACTGCGTGGCCACGCTGGTGGTCGCGGCCTGGGAAGGCCAACTCGACCGGCAGCGGATGCGCAAGGTATTGGCCGGCGAGCACGTCCCGCCACTCGACGAGCTCGCCGAGGCCGAAGGTTCGGGCCGGGGCGCGCCCGTCACCGCGGAGCCCGGCTCGCGGGACTGATGTGCTTCCTGCCACATTCGGCGGTTCGATCGCTGCGGCGGAAATTGAAGCCGCCACCGTGAGCGTGTCCCAGGTGGACACCTCGGTTCATCAGAGCCGCTGACCACAGACTGAACTGCCCGAGAGGCACCCCTGATGGGGTACCTCTCGCCGTATGGACGACGTAACCATTGGGCCGACTCGCTGACCAGCGGTAAACTCGACTCAGCAGGACGGTCACCACGGCCGCCGACAGAACACAGAAAGCAGGCACGAAACACCACGTGACGCCCCGCGACACGAGCGCTGACTCCGCCGCACAGGAATCGGTCCGCAGCAGCATCACCGTTCCGCCCGACATCATCGTGGGCCTGCTTGGCTCGGCTGACGAGAATCTTCGGGCCATCGAAAGAGTTCTCACCTCTGACGTGCACGTACGCGGCAACGAGGTCACCTTCTCCGGCGAACCCGCCGACGTGGCGCTGGCCGAGCGTGTGGTGGCCGAACTGGTCGCCGTGGCATCCAGCGGGCAGGCCGTCACACCGGAGACCGTGCGCCACAGCGTGGCGATCCTCACCGGTGCCGGCGACGAATCCCCGGCCGAGGTGCTGACCCTGGACATCCTGTCGCGACGCGGCAAGACGATCCGGCCCAAGACGCTCAACCAGAAGCGCTACGTCGACGCGATCGACGCGCACACCATCGTGTTCGGGATCGGGCCGGCCGGTACCGGCAAGACTTACCTGGCGATGGCCAAGGCCGTCAACGCGCTGCAGACCAAACAGGTCAACCGGATCATCCTCACCCGCCCGGCGGTCGAAGCCGGCGAGCGGCTCGGTTTTCTGCCCGGCACGCTCAGCGAGAAGATCGACCCGTACCTACGGCCCCTCTACGACGCGCTGCACGACATGATGGACCCCGAACTCATCCCGAAGCTGATGAGCGCCGGGGTGATCGAGGTCGCGCCCCTGGCGTACATGCGCGGTCGGACCCTCAACGACGCGTTCATCATCCTCGACGAGGCGCAGAACACCACGGCCGAGCAGATGAAGATGTTCCTGACGCGCCTGGGGTTCGGCTCCAAGATCGTCGTCACCGGCGACGTCACGCAGGTGGACCTGCCGGGCGGGGCCACCTCCGGGCTGCGGGCGGCCATGCAGATCCTCGACAACATCGAAGACATCCACTTCGCGGAGCTGACCAGCGCCGACGTGGTCCGGCACCGCCTGGTGTCGGACATCGTCGACGCCTACGCGCGGCACGAGGAACCCGCGATGCTCAACCGTGCGCAGCGCCGTTCCTCGAACGGACGGTCGCGACGATGAGCATCGAGGTCTCCAACGAGTCCGGATTCGACGTCTCCGAGCCCGAGCTGATCAGCGTCGCGCGGTTCGTCATCGAGAAGATGGATGTGCACCCCGCCGCGGAACTGTCGATGGTGCTGCTCGACAGCGCGGCGATGGCCGATCTGCACATGCGCTGGATGGATCTGCCCGGCCCCACCGACGTCATGAGCTTCCCGATGGACGAGCTCGAACCGGGCGGGCGCCCCGACGCGCCCGAGCCGGGTCCGGCGATGCTGGGTGACATCGTGCTGTGTCCCGAGTTCGCCGAACAGCAGGCCGCCAAGGCGGGGCACTCGCTGGGCCACGAGTTGGCGCTGCTGACCGTGCACGGCGTGCTGCACCTGCTGGGGTACGACCACGCCGAGCCGGACGAGGAAAAAGAGATGTTCGCGCTGCAGCGTCAGTTGCTGGAGGAATGGGTCGCCGACCAGGTGCAGGCCTATCACGCCGACCGGCAGAGCGAAAAGGATCGGCGGCTGCTGGACAAGTCCCGATACTTCGACGAACCGTGACCGGCCTGCTCCCGCTGATCGGTGTGATCACCCTGGTGGTCTTCGGCGGTCTCTTCGCGGCCATCGACGCGGCGTTGTCCACGGTGTCGATCGCCCGCATCGACGAACTGGTCCGCGACGAACGCCCCGGCGCCGCGCGGCTGTCCGAGGTTGTCGCCGAACGCCCGCGCTACATCAATCTCGTTGTGCTGCTGCGGATCATCTGTGAGGTCAGCGCGACGGTGCTGCTGGCATCGATCCTCGACGGGCTCCTCGGCGTCAGCTGGGGGCTGGTCACCGCGGCCGCCATCATGGTCGTCACCAGCTTCGTGGCGATGGGCGTCGGCCCCAGGACCGTGGGCAGGCAGAACGCCTACTCCATCGCGTTGATGTCCGCCATTCCGCTGCAAGCTCTTTCGGTGCTGCTGACCCCGATCAGCCGCCTGCTGGTGCTGCTCGGCAACGCGCTGACCCCCGGCCGTGGGTTCCGCAACGGGCCGTTCGCGTCCGAGATCGAACTGCGCGAGGTGGTCGACCTGGCACAGCAGCGTGGTGTGGTGGCCGACGAGGAACGCCGGATGATCCAGTCCGTCTTCGAACTCGGCGACACCGCCGCACGCGAGGTGATGGTGCCGCGCACCGAGATGGTGTGGATCGAATCCGACAAGACCGCCGGGCAGGCCACCTCGCTGGCAGTGCGCAGCGGGCACTCCCGGATCCCGGTGATCGGCGAGAACGTCGACGACATCGTCGGCGTGGTCTACCTCAAAGACCTTGTGCAGCAGACGTATTACTCGACCAACGGGGGACGTGACACCACGGTCGCGCAGGTGATGCGTCCCGCGGTGTTCGTGCCCGACTCCAAGCCGCTGGACGAACTGCTCAGCGAGATGCAGCGCGACCGCAACCACATGGCCCTGCTGGTCGACGAATACGGTGCGACGGCCGGGCTGGTGACGATCGAGGACGTGCTGGAGGAGATCGTCGGTGAGATCGCCGACGAGTACGACACCGACGAGGTCGCGCCGGTCGACGAGATCGACGACCACATCTACCGCGTTTCGGCGCGGCTGCCGATCGAAGACCTCGCCGAGCTCTACGGTCTGGAACTCGACGAAGATCTCGACGTCGACACCGTCGGCGGGCTGATGGCGTTCGAGCTGGGCCGGGTACCGTTGCCCGGCGCCGAGGTGGCGTGGGAAGGCCTGCGTCTGCGCGCCGAAGGCGGACCCGACCACCGTGGGCGGGTCCGCATCAACACCGTGCTGGTCGGCCCCACCGAGGGTGCCAAGGCCGACCGCACGCGAGGAGGAGAACCAGCCGATGACTGAACTCGACGCCGAGGACACCAAGCTCGTCGTGCTCGCCCGAGGGGCGATGGCACGGGCCGAGGCCGCATCGGGTGCGGCGGTGCGTGATCAGGACGGCCGCACCTACGCGGGTGCGCCCGTGACGCTGGCCGCGTTGCAGCTGACCGCGCTGCAGTCCGCCGTGGCGGCCGCGGTGTCCAGCGGTGCGACGGGCATCGAGGCCGCGGTCCTGGTGGGCGGTTCGGCCGACGACGCCGGAGTCGCCGCAGTGAGGGAACTTTCGGCCGACGCGACGGTGATCGTCACCGACCGGGCGGGTGCGCCGGTATGACAGGGGCGAGGCGGTGACCGAATTCCGTTCCGGCTTCGTGTGTTTCGTCGGCAGGCCGAACACCGGCAAGTCGACGCTGACCAACGCCCTGGTGGGCCAGAAGGTCGCGATCACGTCGAACCGCCCGCAGACCACGCGGCACACCATCCGCGGCATCGTGCACCGTGACGACTTCCAGATCATCCTCGTCGACACCCCTGGCCTGCACCGGCCCCGCACGCTGCTCGGCCAGCGGCTCAACGATCTGGTCAAGGACACCTACTCCGAGGTCGACGTCATCGGGATGTGCATTCCCGCCGACGAGGCCATCGGTCCCGGTGACCGGTGGATCTGTCAGCAGATCCGCGCCGTGGCGCCCAAGACCACGCTGATCGGCATCGTCACCAAGATCGACAAGGTGCCCAAGGACCGCGTCGCCGCGCAACTCGTCGCGGTGAGCGAGCTGATGGGACCCGACGCCGAAATCGTGCCGGTCTCGGCGACCTCGGGGGAGCAACTCGACGTGCTCACGAATGTTCTTGTGGAGCAGCTTCCTCCGGGTCCGGCCTACTATCCCGACGGTGAGCTCACCGACGAGCCCGAGGAAGTCCTGATGGCCGAGCTGATCCGCGAGGCCGCGCTCGAAGGTGTACGCGACGAACTGCCGCACTCGCTCGCGGTCGTCATCGACGAGGTGTCGCAGCGCGAAGACCGTGACGACCTGATCGATGTGCACGCGATCCTCTACGTCGAACGCGACAGCCAGAAGGGCATCGTGATCGGCAAGGGCGGGGCGCGGCTGCGCGAGGTTGGCACCGCGGCCCGCAAGCAGATCGAAAAACTGCTCGGCACAAAGGTTTATCTCGACCTGCGGGTCAAGATCGCCAAGAACTGGCAGCGCGACCCCAAGCAGTTGGGCAGGCTGGGGTTCTAGCCGGTCTGCCAGACCCGCACAAACGGATCAGCGCAACGCGTTCACCGCGGCGACGGCCTGGGTCACATCGTCGACCGTCTCCGACAGCTCGTCGGTGGTCTCGACCGCCGGCTCGGGCTCGCGGACCGGCGTGGTGATCTCGGGGACCGGCGGCAGGCTGCGTCCCTCGGGGGTGTTCCACCACACCGCGGGCTGTTTGGCGGCCCACCCGGTGATCGCCTCGAGTTCGGCGGCCAGCGAGATCAGCAGGGGCTCACTTTCGGCCGGACCCATGAGCTGCACACCGATCGGCAACCCGTCGGAGGTGAAGCCGGCGGGCACGCTGATCGCGGGCCAGCCCAACAGGTTCCACGCCCACGTCAGCGGGCACGCCGCGATGGCCTTGCGCTCGGTGGCCAACCACCCGAGCCGATCGGACGCGTGGGTGAGCGGCGGTGGCTGGGCGGTGGTCGGCGCGATGATGACGTCGACGAGGTTGAAGATCCACGACATGCGCCGCCGCACCGCGGCCTCGTGGGCGCGCGCCTTACGTAACACGTTCTCCGACAACAGCCGCCCGATGCGCAGGTTGGCCACGGTGCGATCGTCGAACTCGGTGCGGTTGAGCCGGTCGGCCCAGTCGAGCAGGCCCGCGGTCGAGCGCGACAGGAAATCCCACGACATCCGCACGCTGTAGTTGGGGTCCTTGGCCTCCACGGTGTGGCCGAGCTCGCCGAGGTGGTCGGCCGTGGTCTGCAGCGCGGCGCGGATCTCGGGGTGGATCTTCGCGCGGAAACCGGTGAACGGGATCTTCGTCGACATCGCGATGCGCAGCGGGCCGGGTGCGACCCCGACGTAGTCGGAGGCCTGGATCGGCGTCGGCTTGTGCAGATCGCCGTCGACGTTTCCCGACGCGGCATCGAGCACCAGCGCGGCGTCGACGACGGTGCGGGCCAGCACGCCGTGCACGGTGACGCCGTTGAACGCCTCCGGTTGGGGCCAGGTGGAGATGCGCCCGCGCTGCGGCTTGATGCCGACCAGATGGGTCCAGGCCGCCGGGATGCGCACGCTGCCCGCGCCGTCGGAACCGATGGCCGCGGCCACCAGGCCGGCGGCGACCGCGGCCGCGCTGCCGCCGGACGACCCGCCCGGGGTGTGTTTGCGCGACCACGGGTTGCGGGTGTGCCCGAATCCGGGGCCGCTGGTGAACGGCCACTGCCCGAGCTCGCAGGTGTTGGTCTTGCCGACGATCACCGCGCCCGCGGCCCGGAGCCTGCGCACCACCTCGGAGTCGGCGTCGGCCACCCGGCCGTCGCCGTCCGTGCCGAACCGGGTGGGCACCCCGGCGATGTCGACGTCGTCCTTGACCGCGATCGGGACACCCAGCAGCGGGAGCTGTTTGCCGGCCGCCCGGGCCCGGTCGGCATCGGCCGCGTCGGCCAGCGCCTGATCGGTGAGCACGACGCGGAATGCGTTGAGGGTGGACTGGCTCGCGTTGATCGCATGCAGGGATCGCCGTACCAGCTCGTCGGAAGTGATGGCACCGCTGGCGAGTTGATACAGCTGATTGGTCAGTGTCGGAAATGTCGAATCGCAAGCCGTAGATTTCCCCATCACTTTCGAGGATATCGGCGGTGCGCGTGGGCTCATGTCCGGGCGCGGTGCAAGACTGTCCGCATGCGGCTGTACCGTGACCGGGCGGTGGTGCTGCGCCAGCACAAGCTTGGCGAGGCCGACCGGATCGTCACCCTGCTCACCCGCGACCATGGGTTGGTCCGCGCGGTGGCCAAGGGGGTCCGTCGTACCCGCAGCAAGTTCGGCGCACGGCTCGAACCGTTTGCTCATATCGATGTGCAATTGCATCCGGGCCGTAACCTCGACATCGTCACCCAGGTCCAGGCCATCGACGCGTTTGCCGCCGACATCGTCAGTGACTACGGGCGGTACACCACCGCCTGCGCGATGCTGGAGACCGCCGAGCGGCTGGCCGGCGAGGAACGCGCCCCGATGCCCGCACTGCACCGGCTGACCGTGGCGGCGCTGCGGGCCATCGCCGACGGCAACCGGGCCCGCGAACTGGTGCTCGACTCCTATCTTCTGCGGGCCATGGCCGTCGCCGGCTGGGCGCCTGCGCTGACCGAGTGCGCCCGCTGCGCCGCCCCGGGACCGCACCGCGCGTTCCACGTCGCCGCGGGCGGCAGTGTGTGCGTGCACTGCAGGCCCAGCGGATCGAGCACCCCGCCGCAGGCCGTCCTCGAGCTGATGTCGGCACTGCACGACGGCGACTGGGAATACGCCGAGTCCTCGACACCGGCGCACCGCAGCCAGGCCAGCGGGCTCATCGCCGCGCATCTGCAGTGGCACCTGGAGCGTCAGCTGCGCACATTGCCTCTGGTCGAGCGGGGATACCGCGTCGACAGGACGGTCGCCGAACAGCGCGCCGCGCTGGTCAGGCAGGATATGGCGCATGGCAATCACACGGGGCAACACACGGGACAAGAAGACCTACCCGCAACTGCCTCCGGCGCCTGAGGACTATCCGACCTTCCCGGACAAGTCGACCTGGCCCGTCGTCTTCCCGGAGATCCCGGCAGGCACCAACGGCCGTTTCGCGCGTCCGCCGCAGCACACGTCCAAGGCTGCCGCGCCGAAGATTCCGGCCGAGCAGGTGCCCAACCACGTCGCGGTCGTGATGGACGGCAACGGCCGGTGGGCCACGCAGCGCGGCCTCGGCCGCACCGAGGGACACAAGATGGGCGAGGCCGTGCTCATCGACATCACCTGCGGGGCCATCGAGATCGGCATCAAGCATCTGACGGTCTATGCGTTCTCCACCGAGAACTGGAAGCGCAGCACCGAAGAGGTCCGGTTCCTCATGGGGTTCAACCGGGAAGTGGTGCGTCGGCGCAGGGAGAACCTCAACGACATGGGTGTGCGGATGCGCTGGGTCGGTTCGCGGCCGCGGATGTGGCGCAGCGTCATCAAGGAGTTCGACATCGCCGAGCAGATGACCGTCGACAACGACGTCATCACCATCAACTACTGCGTGAACTACGGCGGCCGCACCGAGATCGTCGAAGCCGCGCGCGCTCTCGCGCAGGAGGCGGTGGACGGCAAGGTCAACCCGGGCCGCATCAGCGAGGCGATGTTCGCCAAGCACCTGCACCGCGCCGACATCCCCGATGTCGACCTGTTCATCCGCACCTCCGGTGAGCAGCGGGCCAGCAACTTCCTGCTGTGGCAGGCGGCCTACGCCGAGTACGTGTTCCAGGACAAGCTGTGGCCGGATTACGACCGGCGTGATCTGTGGGCGGCATGCGAGGAGTATGTGAACCGCAACCGGCGCTTCGGCCGCGCGTGAGGAGGTGAGCCCGATGCCCAGTCTCCTGCAACGGCTGTCGACGGTCCTCGCCGAGGTGATGTCCGTCGCCGAAGAGGAGGACGGCGCGCTGACCATCACCTCGGACGGTTCGGTCGCCCTGGTGCGGGTGGTCGCCATCGCCGACGATCTGGAGATGGTGTCGCTGACCCAGCCGCTCGCGTGGAATCTCCCGCTCAACAACAAGATTCGCGAACGTGTGGCCGCTCACGCCAGCCGCACGATGCTCGGGTCGGTGGTGCTGGTGGAGAAGACGGCCGAGGGGCCGGCCACCCCGGCGAACGGCGCCGGGCCCAGGACCGCGACGCGCAAGGGTTCCACCAAGAAGCTGGCCGACGTCATGCTGCGGTACAACTTCCCGGCGGCCGGGCTCACCGACGACGCGCTGCGCACCCTGATCCTCATGGTGCTGGCCACCGGCGCCGATGTGCATCGGGACCTGACGTCGTGACGGTTGCGGTCCTGCGGATCGTGGCGGCCGTGGTCCTCGACGACGACGGCCACGTGCTGGTCGTGCGCAAGCGCGGGACGACGGCGTTCATGCAGCCCGGCGGCAAGATCGAACCGGGGGAGCAGCCGCTGGCGGCGCTGGAGCGTGAGATCGCCGAGGAGCTGGGAACCGCGCTGGACCCGTCGTCGGTGCGTTCGCTGGGGCGCCACCACGCCGTGGCCGCCAACGAACCCGGCCACACCGTCGACGCGTATCTCTACCTCGTGCGGGTGCACGGCACGCCTGCCGTCGCGGCCGAGATCGAGGAGATGGCCTGGGTCGACCCGGCCGCGCCAGGGGATCTGGAACTGGCGCCGTTGACGCGCGACACCGTGCTCGCGCTGGCGCGCGAACTGGTCTAATTCTTGTCGGGCTCGTCGGGTTCGTCGGGGCCCACGCAGTCGCCGCACACGCCGAAGATCTCGATCGTGTGGCTCACGTCGGAGAACCCGTGCTCGCGGGCGACCTGGGCGGCCCAGGTCTCGACGTCGCGGCCGGACACCTCGACCGTCGACCCGCACGACCGGCACACCAGGTGGTGGTGATGGTGCTCGGAGCAGCGGCGGTACACCGATTCGCCGGTGTCGGTGCGCAGGGTGTCGACGACGCCCGCGGTGGCCATGGCCTGCAGCGTGCGGTACACCGTCGTCAGGCCGATGCCCTCACCGCGTCGGCGCAGCTCATCATGCAGTTCCTGGGCCGAGCGGAACCCCTCGGTCTCGTTGAGCAGGTCGGCGATGGCCGCACGCTGCCGTGTCGACCGGACCGCGCCCGTCACTTGCGGTCCTCGCCGGCGTGCGCGATCGCGTCGACCACGATGTGCGCGAGATGGTGGTCGACGAGCCGGTAGAGCACCTCGCGGCCTGCCCGCTCACTGGACACCACGCCGGCCTGTTTGAGGATGCGCAGATGCTGGCTGACCAGGGGTTGTGGCACGTCGAGCGCGTCGACCAGTTCGTGCACGCAGCGCTGTGACCGCTGTAGTTGCAGGACGATCGCGATCCGTAGCGGCGCGGCCAGCGCCCGCAACAGCTCGCCCGCGCTGTCCAGCACCTCGCGCGAGGGAAGTTCGGGTGCCGGGGCGCCGGCGTGCTGGTGCTCCTCGGTGTGTGCGCCCGTGCCGCCGGGCTCGGCCAAACTGGAAACCGTTTTCATTACCGGTCAGAATACATGCGCTGATACGCATGTCAACGGGTGCGGTGACGTATCGCCGATGCGCGCACGATCACGCGGTTCGGGGTTCACCCCGGTAACTCGCTACTCTGTTGCACCGTGGCTTCCATCATCGACACCGTTGCGAACCTGGCGAAACGCCGCGGCCTGGTCTATCAGTCGGGCGAGATCTACGGCGGCACCAAGTCCGCGTGGGACTACGGCCCACTTGGTGTCGAGCTCAAGGAGAACATCAAGCGCCAGTGGTGGAAGTCCGTGGTCACCGGCCGCGACGACGTCGTCGGTCTGGACAGCGCGATCATCCTGCCGCGCCAGGTGTGGGTGGCGTCGGGCCACGTCGAGGTGTTCAACGACCCGCTGGTCGAATGCCTGAACTGCCACAAGCGGCATCGCCAGGACCACATGCAGGAGGCCTACGCCGAGAAGAAGGCGGCCAAGGACGGGGGCACGGTCGATCCCGACTCGGTGCCGATGAGCGAGATCTCCTGTCCGGACTGCGGCACCAAGGGCCAGTGGACCGAGCCGCGCGACTTCAACATGATGCTCAAGACCTACCTCGGCCCGATCGAGACCGAGGAGGGTCTGCACTACCTGCGGCCCGAGACCGCGCAGGGCATCTTCGTCAACTTCGCCAACGTGGTGACCACCGCGCGCAAGAAGCCGCCGTTCGGTATCGGCCAGATCGGCAAGAGCTTCCGCAACGAGATCACCCCGGGCAACTTCATCTTCCGCACGCGCGAGTTCGAGCAGATGGAGATGGAGTTCTTCGTCGAACCGTCGACGGCCGCCGAATGGCACCAGTATTGGATCGACACGCGCCTGCAGTGGTACGTCGACCTGGGCATCAATCGCGACAACCTGCGCCTGTTCGAACATCCGCAGGACAAGCTGTCGCACTACAGCGACCGCACCGTCGACATCGAGTACAAGTTCGGCTTCGCGGGCAACCCGTGGGGTGAGCTGGAAGGTGTCGCCAACCGCACCGACTTCGACTTGTCCACGCACGCAAAGCATTCCGGCGTCGACCTGTCGTTCTACGATCAGGCCTCCGATACCCGCTACGTGCCGTACGTGATCGAACCCGCAGCCGGTCTGACCCGCTCGCTGATGGCGTTCCTGGTCGACGCATACACCGAGGACGAGGCCCCCAACGCCAAGGGCGGCGTGGACAAGCGCACCGTGCTCAAGCTCGATCCGCGGCTGGCCCCGGTGAAGGCCGCGGTCCTGCCGCTGTCGCGGCACGCCGACCTGTCGCCCAAGGCCCGCGATCTCGCGGCCGAGCTGCGCAAGAGCTGGAACGTCGAGTTCGACGACGCGGGCGCGATCGGCCGCCGCTACCGCCGCCAGGACGAGATCGGCACGCCGTACTGCGTCACCGTCGACTTCGACTCGCTCGAGGACAACGCCGTGACCATCCGTGAGCGCGACGCCATGACCCAGGAACGCGTGGCGATCGACAAGGTCTCCGACTACCTCGCGGTGCGCCTCAAGGGCTGCTGACTTCTTAGGCCGAGCAGACGCAAAACTGCCTGTTTCGGCGCGAAAATGAGCAGTTTTGCGTCTGCTCGCGAGTTAAAAGCGGCCACCTCCGCCGCCGTAGTTGCGGCCCGACGAATGCGACGAGCCGCCGTAGGAGGTGGACCGGCCGGAACTGCGGCCACCGCCGAAGGTGCCGCCGAACCCACCGCCGAACCCACCGCCGTAGCCACCGTAGCCACCGAAACCGCCACCGCCGAACCCGCCACGCAGCACGTTGCCGATGATGATGCCGCCGAGCACGGCACCGATGTCGGCCCCGCCGCCACCCTGGTGTGAGGTATAGGAACGCTGGGCGGCGCGGACGTCGTCGTTGGCCAGGCTCTGCGCCTGTGCGGCCAGCGTCGACGCGCCGTTGGCATGTGCCACAGCCTCATTGGGGTTGGTGGTCCGTTTGGCCTGGGCGGCCTCGAGTTGTCGGGTGGCCTCGGCGAGCCGGGTGCGTGCCTCGGGACCGATGCTGCCGCGGCGGGTTTCGATGTAGTCGGACACCGCGGTGATGCGGGACTGCGCGGTGAAGATCGCCTGCTCCAGGGTGCGGGCCAGGCGTTCGGCGGCCTCACGTTGTTCGTGCACGCCGGCCAGCAGTTGGTCCAGGTCGGCGTCGGCCTGCGTCAGCCGCGTGAAGGCGCCGAGCGGATCGGCGTTGCCGTTGGCCTTGGCCTCTCCGGCGGCCAGCACCGCGGCATCGCGGGCGGCGGTGAGCTTGTCGGCCTGGGGCGTATCGGGTTGTGCCAGCAGACCATTGGCCTGTTCGATACCCGCCTCGATGTCGGCGACGGCCGCGGGCAGCCCGGCCAGTGCGCGGTTGATGTCGGTCGAGGCGCTGTCGACCGCGTCGAGCAGCGTGCGCGCCTGAGCGAGCGCGGACTCGGCGGCGCGCACCGCGTCGACCAACCCGGTCTGGTCACCGGCGGGCCGGGACACCAGGTTGCGGGCCGTGGTGATGTTGCGGTCGGCGAACGCCAGCCGTTCGCGGGCGGTGTCGACATTGCCCGCCACCGACGCCAGTGCACGCGCATCGAACTGTGTGTGCAGTGCGGCCAGGGTCTGCTGCGCGGGTTCGATGCGCGCGGTGAGGTCGACCATCTGCTGGGTCATCAGGTCCAGTCGCGTCGGCGCGTTGATCACCAGGTCCCGCAACTGTTCGAACGCCGCGCTCTGGGCCTCCAATTCGCGGTCGGCGCGGGCCGCCGACACGATCACCCTGGTCAGCAGGTCGCGCTGCTGCAACGGGGTCTCCGGCGCGTCGTCGTCGAGGATCTGGCGCACGTTGAACGCCTGTGCGAGCGCCTTTTTCGCGTTGGCCACGGCCGTGCTGAACGGCTCGGTGCGGTTCGCGCCGAACTCCTCGACGGCCAGTTCCAGCTCGCCCTGGCTGGTGCGCACGGCGTTGTCGACGTCGACGACGATCTCGCGGCTCAACGCGTCGAGCGCCTCCAGCGGCACGCTCTGCAGTGCGTCGGGGTCGGTGGGATCGACGCGTTTGGCGGCCTCGAATTCGGCCTTGCGGCGCTTGGCGCGTCGCCGCCGCGACCAGATCCACAGGATCCCGACGAGCACCGCGATGACACCGAGCGCGATCAGCATAGCCGGCCACGACACCCCGCCGCCCGAGGTGGACTCGGGCTCGGTGTTGAGCTGATCGGCCGCCGCGATGGCCGCACCCGCCCAGTCGTCACGGCGCAGCGCCGGGCCG
This region of Mycolicibacterium goodii genomic DNA includes:
- a CDS encoding PhoH family protein; translation: MTPRDTSADSAAQESVRSSITVPPDIIVGLLGSADENLRAIERVLTSDVHVRGNEVTFSGEPADVALAERVVAELVAVASSGQAVTPETVRHSVAILTGAGDESPAEVLTLDILSRRGKTIRPKTLNQKRYVDAIDAHTIVFGIGPAGTGKTYLAMAKAVNALQTKQVNRIILTRPAVEAGERLGFLPGTLSEKIDPYLRPLYDALHDMMDPELIPKLMSAGVIEVAPLAYMRGRTLNDAFIILDEAQNTTAEQMKMFLTRLGFGSKIVVTGDVTQVDLPGGATSGLRAAMQILDNIEDIHFAELTSADVVRHRLVSDIVDAYARHEEPAMLNRAQRRSSNGRSRR
- the ybeY gene encoding rRNA maturation RNase YbeY → MSIEVSNESGFDVSEPELISVARFVIEKMDVHPAAELSMVLLDSAAMADLHMRWMDLPGPTDVMSFPMDELEPGGRPDAPEPGPAMLGDIVLCPEFAEQQAAKAGHSLGHELALLTVHGVLHLLGYDHAEPDEEKEMFALQRQLLEEWVADQVQAYHADRQSEKDRRLLDKSRYFDEP
- a CDS encoding hemolysin family protein, whose amino-acid sequence is MTGLLPLIGVITLVVFGGLFAAIDAALSTVSIARIDELVRDERPGAARLSEVVAERPRYINLVVLLRIICEVSATVLLASILDGLLGVSWGLVTAAAIMVVTSFVAMGVGPRTVGRQNAYSIALMSAIPLQALSVLLTPISRLLVLLGNALTPGRGFRNGPFASEIELREVVDLAQQRGVVADEERRMIQSVFELGDTAAREVMVPRTEMVWIESDKTAGQATSLAVRSGHSRIPVIGENVDDIVGVVYLKDLVQQTYYSTNGGRDTTVAQVMRPAVFVPDSKPLDELLSEMQRDRNHMALLVDEYGATAGLVTIEDVLEEIVGEIADEYDTDEVAPVDEIDDHIYRVSARLPIEDLAELYGLELDEDLDVDTVGGLMAFELGRVPLPGAEVAWEGLRLRAEGGPDHRGRVRINTVLVGPTEGAKADRTRGGEPADD
- the era gene encoding GTPase Era; the protein is MTEFRSGFVCFVGRPNTGKSTLTNALVGQKVAITSNRPQTTRHTIRGIVHRDDFQIILVDTPGLHRPRTLLGQRLNDLVKDTYSEVDVIGMCIPADEAIGPGDRWICQQIRAVAPKTTLIGIVTKIDKVPKDRVAAQLVAVSELMGPDAEIVPVSATSGEQLDVLTNVLVEQLPPGPAYYPDGELTDEPEEVLMAELIREAALEGVRDELPHSLAVVIDEVSQREDRDDLIDVHAILYVERDSQKGIVIGKGGARLREVGTAARKQIEKLLGTKVYLDLRVKIAKNWQRDPKQLGRLGF
- a CDS encoding amidase; protein product: MGKSTACDSTFPTLTNQLYQLASGAITSDELVRRSLHAINASQSTLNAFRVVLTDQALADAADADRARAAGKQLPLLGVPIAVKDDVDIAGVPTRFGTDGDGRVADADSEVVRRLRAAGAVIVGKTNTCELGQWPFTSGPGFGHTRNPWSRKHTPGGSSGGSAAAVAAGLVAAAIGSDGAGSVRIPAAWTHLVGIKPQRGRISTWPQPEAFNGVTVHGVLARTVVDAALVLDAASGNVDGDLHKPTPIQASDYVGVAPGPLRIAMSTKIPFTGFRAKIHPEIRAALQTTADHLGELGHTVEAKDPNYSVRMSWDFLSRSTAGLLDWADRLNRTEFDDRTVANLRIGRLLSENVLRKARAHEAAVRRRMSWIFNLVDVIIAPTTAQPPPLTHASDRLGWLATERKAIAACPLTWAWNLLGWPAISVPAGFTSDGLPIGVQLMGPAESEPLLISLAAELEAITGWAAKQPAVWWNTPEGRSLPPVPEITTPVREPEPAVETTDELSETVDDVTQAVAAVNALR
- the recO gene encoding DNA repair protein RecO, encoding MRLYRDRAVVLRQHKLGEADRIVTLLTRDHGLVRAVAKGVRRTRSKFGARLEPFAHIDVQLHPGRNLDIVTQVQAIDAFAADIVSDYGRYTTACAMLETAERLAGEERAPMPALHRLTVAALRAIADGNRARELVLDSYLLRAMAVAGWAPALTECARCAAPGPHRAFHVAAGGSVCVHCRPSGSSTPPQAVLELMSALHDGDWEYAESSTPAHRSQASGLIAAHLQWHLERQLRTLPLVERGYRVDRTVAEQRAALVRQDMAHGNHTGQHTGQEDLPATASGA
- a CDS encoding decaprenyl diphosphate synthase, encoding MAITRGNTRDKKTYPQLPPAPEDYPTFPDKSTWPVVFPEIPAGTNGRFARPPQHTSKAAAPKIPAEQVPNHVAVVMDGNGRWATQRGLGRTEGHKMGEAVLIDITCGAIEIGIKHLTVYAFSTENWKRSTEEVRFLMGFNREVVRRRRENLNDMGVRMRWVGSRPRMWRSVIKEFDIAEQMTVDNDVITINYCVNYGGRTEIVEAARALAQEAVDGKVNPGRISEAMFAKHLHRADIPDVDLFIRTSGEQRASNFLLWQAAYAEYVFQDKLWPDYDRRDLWAACEEYVNRNRRFGRA
- a CDS encoding NUDIX hydrolase, with the translated sequence MTVAVLRIVAAVVLDDDGHVLVVRKRGTTAFMQPGGKIEPGEQPLAALEREIAEELGTALDPSSVRSLGRHHAVAANEPGHTVDAYLYLVRVHGTPAVAAEIEEMAWVDPAAPGDLELAPLTRDTVLALARELV
- a CDS encoding Fur family transcriptional regulator produces the protein MTGAVRSTRQRAAIADLLNETEGFRSAQELHDELRRRGEGIGLTTVYRTLQAMATAGVVDTLRTDTGESVYRRCSEHHHHHLVCRSCGSTVEVSGRDVETWAAQVAREHGFSDVSHTIEIFGVCGDCVGPDEPDEPDKN